One genomic segment of Coffea arabica cultivar ET-39 chromosome 6e, Coffea Arabica ET-39 HiFi, whole genome shotgun sequence includes these proteins:
- the LOC113694787 gene encoding uncharacterized protein — protein sequence MFSMEKLNKTVALLLSLLVVISSWISISECSKKPSGVARKEDIPYIKCQVCEELAYQLYQQVQAKQAEISPKKISEYQIIEISENVCNLKKHEADWILKIDIVEEGDRLELVEQDSEGQCNSECKTIERACQEVMGYSDTDVAEYLYKNKPQVDSLVKFLCKDLTGACSKKPPKVPEDRIPGEPFVPKSSKEAEMEKILKSMEGMPGAPGMKMYSKEDLMNMKNFGDDDVDEEDDEDEAQFPSNLGKVLREKENKKDDWKRRITKGILNAGETVKNHANKVSHLIRKWWKAKKAVLNKKNSNAKKAEL from the exons ATGTTTTCAATGGAGAAACTGAATAAAACAGTAGCTCTGTTACTATCTTTGCTAGTAGTGATATCATCATGGATATCAATCTCAGAATGCTCGAAGAAGCCATCTGGAGTGGCAAGAAAAGAGGACATACCGTACATTAAATGTCAGGTCTGCGAGGAATTGGCTTATCAGTTATACCAGCAAGTCCAGGCTAAACAAGCTGAGATCTCTCCCAAGAAG ATTTCTGAGTATCAAATTATTGAAATTTCAGAGAATGTATGCAATCTGAAGAAGCACGAAGCTGATTGGATCCTTAAAATTGATATTGTGGAAGAAGGGGATAGGTTGGAG CTTGTTGAACAAGACTCTGAAGGACAGTGCAATTCAGAATGTAAAACAATTGAGCGAGCTTGTCAAGAG GTCATGGGGTATTCGGATACTGATGTGGCAGAATACCTGTACAAGAACAAACCTCAGGTTGATTCTCtagtgaaatttctttgtaagGACCTCACAGGAGCATGCAGCAAAAAGCCACCAAAAGTTCCTGAG GATAGGATTCCAGGAGAGCCTTTTGTTCCCAAGTCCTCCAAGGAGGCTGAAATGGAGAAGATACTAAAATCTATGGAG GGGATGCCAGGAGCTCCTGGTATGAAGATGTACTCAAAGGAAGATTTGATGAATATGAAAAACTTCGGTGATGATGATGTAGACGAggaagatgatgaagatgagGCACAATTTCCTTCAAATTTG GGAAAAGTCTtgagggaaaaggaaaacaagaaggACGATTGGAAACGAAGGATTACAAAAGGTATCCTAAATGCTGGCGAGACAGTCAAGAatcatgcaaacaaagtctCCCACCTGATTAGAAAGTGGTGGAAAGCAAAGAAGGCTGTATTGAACAAGAAGAATTCAAATGCCAAGAAGGCAGAGCTCTAG
- the LOC113697053 gene encoding probable protein arginine N-methyltransferase 1.2 isoform X1, with product MDRHRRTNESQNATSTGSNNPNKRPPAKIRFESEDDDNRFQDDETLEETATESSNIEEDFAMFEPDPDDANVIGADKTSADYYFDSYSHFGIHEEMLKDVVRTKTYQNVIYKNSFLFRDKVVLDVGAGTGILSLFCAKVGAKHVYAIECSSMADMAREIVKLNGFADVITVIKGKVEEIELPVAQVDVIISEWMGYFLLYENMLDTVLYARNKWLVADGLVLPDKATLYLTAIEDADYKEDKIEFWNNVYGFDMSCIRKQSIMEPLVDTVDQNQIVTNCQMLKTMDISKMATGDASFTAPFKLVAERNDYIHALVAYFDVSFTKCHKLMGFSTGPKSRATHWKQTVLYLEDVLTVCQGESIVGSMTVAPNKKNPRDVDIMLKYSINGRRCQASRTQFYRMR from the exons ATGGATCGTCATCGACGCACCAATGAGAGTCAGAATGCCACAAGCACCGGTAGCAATAATCCCAACAAAAGACCTCCGGCGAAGATCAGGTTCGAGTCCGAAGACGATGATAATAGATTCCAGGACGACGAAACCCTGGAAGAAACAGCCACCGAAAGTTCCAACATCGAGGAAGATTTCGCTATGTTCGAGCCTGACCCCGATGACGCCAATGTCATCGGCGCCGACAAAACTAGCGCCGATTACTACTTCGATTCCTACTCTCACTTCG GGATTCACGAA GAAATGTTGAAGGATGTTGTAAGGACTAAAACATACCAAAATGTCATCTATAAAAATAGCTTTCTTTTTAGGGATAAGGTAGTTCTTGATGTGGGTGCTGGGACTGGAATCCTCTCGCTGTTTTGTGCAAAAGTTGGAGCAAAACATGTCTATGCc ATTGAATGCTCCAGTATGGCTGACATGGCGCGAGAGATTGTGAAACTCAATGGATTTGCAGATG TTATAACTGTTATTAAGGGGAAGGTTGAAGAGATAGAGCTTCCAGTTGCCCAAGTCGATGTAATTATTTCAGAGTGGATGGGATACTTTTTACTCTACGAAAACATGCTGGACACTGTACTATATGCGCGTAACAAGTGGCTA GTTGCAGATGGACTTGTGTTGCCCGATAAAGCTACTCTCTATCTCACCGCAATAGAAGATGCAGATTACAAGGAAGACAAGATTGAAT TTTGGAACAAtgtatatggctttgatatgaGCTGCATCAGGAAGCAGTCCATCATGGAACCACTTGTTGACACAGTGGATCAGAATCAGATTGTTACAAATTGCCAGATGCTTAAG ACAATGGACATATCTAAGATGGCCACAGGCGATGCTTCTTTCACGGCTCCTTTCAAGCTTGTCGCAGAACGGAATGACTACATCCATGCTCTTGTAGCTTATTTTGATGTGTCATTTACAAAGTGCCATAAATTGATGGGCTTCTCAACAG GGCCAAAATCACGAGCCACACATTGGAAACAAACCGTTCTGTACCTTGAAGATGTGCTGACAGTTTGCCAAGGAGAATCCATAGTGGGAAGCATGACAGTGGCCCCTAACAAGAAGAATCCCCGTGATGTGGATATAATGCTCAAATATTCAATAAATGGTCGACGCTGTCAGGCCTCAAGGACTCAGTTTTACCGGATGCGTTAG
- the LOC113697053 gene encoding probable protein arginine N-methyltransferase 1.2 isoform X2: protein MRVRMPQAPVAIIPTKDLRRRSGSSPKTMIIDSRTTKPWKKQPPKVPTSRKISLCSSLTPMTPMSSAPTKLAPITTSIPTLTSEMLKDVVRTKTYQNVIYKNSFLFRDKVVLDVGAGTGILSLFCAKVGAKHVYAIECSSMADMAREIVKLNGFADVITVIKGKVEEIELPVAQVDVIISEWMGYFLLYENMLDTVLYARNKWLVADGLVLPDKATLYLTAIEDADYKEDKIEFWNNVYGFDMSCIRKQSIMEPLVDTVDQNQIVTNCQMLKTMDISKMATGDASFTAPFKLVAERNDYIHALVAYFDVSFTKCHKLMGFSTGPKSRATHWKQTVLYLEDVLTVCQGESIVGSMTVAPNKKNPRDVDIMLKYSINGRRCQASRTQFYRMR, encoded by the exons ATGAGAGTCAGAATGCCACAAGCACCGGTAGCAATAATCCCAACAAAAGACCTCCGGCGAAGATCAGGTTCGAGTCCGAAGACGATGATAATAGATTCCAGGACGACGAAACCCTGGAAGAAACAGCCACCGAAAGTTCCAACATCGAGGAAGATTTCGCTATGTTCGAGCCTGACCCCGATGACGCCAATGTCATCGGCGCCGACAAAACTAGCGCCGATTACTACTTCGATTCCTACTCTCACTTCG GAAATGTTGAAGGATGTTGTAAGGACTAAAACATACCAAAATGTCATCTATAAAAATAGCTTTCTTTTTAGGGATAAGGTAGTTCTTGATGTGGGTGCTGGGACTGGAATCCTCTCGCTGTTTTGTGCAAAAGTTGGAGCAAAACATGTCTATGCc ATTGAATGCTCCAGTATGGCTGACATGGCGCGAGAGATTGTGAAACTCAATGGATTTGCAGATG TTATAACTGTTATTAAGGGGAAGGTTGAAGAGATAGAGCTTCCAGTTGCCCAAGTCGATGTAATTATTTCAGAGTGGATGGGATACTTTTTACTCTACGAAAACATGCTGGACACTGTACTATATGCGCGTAACAAGTGGCTA GTTGCAGATGGACTTGTGTTGCCCGATAAAGCTACTCTCTATCTCACCGCAATAGAAGATGCAGATTACAAGGAAGACAAGATTGAAT TTTGGAACAAtgtatatggctttgatatgaGCTGCATCAGGAAGCAGTCCATCATGGAACCACTTGTTGACACAGTGGATCAGAATCAGATTGTTACAAATTGCCAGATGCTTAAG ACAATGGACATATCTAAGATGGCCACAGGCGATGCTTCTTTCACGGCTCCTTTCAAGCTTGTCGCAGAACGGAATGACTACATCCATGCTCTTGTAGCTTATTTTGATGTGTCATTTACAAAGTGCCATAAATTGATGGGCTTCTCAACAG GGCCAAAATCACGAGCCACACATTGGAAACAAACCGTTCTGTACCTTGAAGATGTGCTGACAGTTTGCCAAGGAGAATCCATAGTGGGAAGCATGACAGTGGCCCCTAACAAGAAGAATCCCCGTGATGTGGATATAATGCTCAAATATTCAATAAATGGTCGACGCTGTCAGGCCTCAAGGACTCAGTTTTACCGGATGCGTTAG